TGTTTGATAGCAGTTGAAGCAATATATAGACatttaaaaacttgttttgaAGAACCTGAGCAAACACATACTTAGATATCCTGAAAGACTAGCCTTAGAGATGGAGCACTAGGGAGAACAAGAATGAGAAGAGCTTGACAGAAAGACTGAACACCGGCTATGATGGTAATCAGAATGCATATGGATACAGCATTTTCATTATAACCTAAACATCATTACAGAACAAAGGGCTATAAAGCAGGACTTACTTTCTTGAACCAGAAGTGCAGCAGTGGCTGTAAAGTATTACCATGAACTAAGAGAGTGCTGGGGGGCAGGAGTGTGTGCGCGTGTGTGCGCGCGAGAGAGAAAGAACTTTTGAAGGTCAGCCTGTAATTACAGCATTGATGACATCTAGCAAAGGAACTATAAGGAGTACAGATACTGGATTACTGAAGCTAGACAAAACCAGATCATTCTGGCTTCGTGGTACATAACTGGAACAGGATGTTGGTTACCATTTAAAGAGGGAAGCCCAGCAACTGCATCCCTGCCCACTTCCCACCTGCTTTTATGCTATAGCTTGACTTAACGGGTCAGGTACAAGCTGTTGAACAAGTCACACTAGGAACTACAAGACCTTAACTGACCATTACTCATACAGGACAGGAAGGAGCtgaatcctggaaaaaaattaatgtcttcATTCTTAATGTATCCAGTAAGTGCCTTAACAAGGCTTCAACTTCTTGAGTTTTCTGTAATCAGAGTGTCATAGAGGGATAATATCTAATGTGGCAAAAGAAGAAGAGAGTGATACAACATTTAGTTTCTCTTATATGACACCTAGAGATGGTAGCCGAGGCTTTAGGGTCATGTATATGTAGTTTACCACCTACTTACTGTATAAGAGTAGCCCAGAACATAGTGAATTCtttcacacatacacacagtaTGGAGCCCTTAAGGCTGAGGCTTGGATGAGCCCTTCCCCAAGTCCCTAAAGCCCAGTTTGGGCTTTAGAAACCAGTATAGACTATGAGTCTTTTTTGTCCAGTTCCTTATTCTAGTGGCAATGCAgtatacataaatattttatatgtttaaAAGTAACAAAACACTTCAttctaaagagaaataaaaacccacaTGCAATTTGAAAGGGCTATGGCTGTTCATGGTAGCAAGAGAGCTGCTTTCTAGACTGAGCAAATGCACACATACATTCAGTTTCCTGGTTTGCAAAGAAATAAGGCCTGTTCTAGTTATAGTCTTTTATTGGTGTGTGGGTGTGGCAGGGattcttgtttgtttgggttaGTGTTTTTTCTTGAGGctgggtgtgtgggggggtttTGTAAGTTGGGATTcttttttcaggttttggaGGGGGGGTTGGTTGGCtgggttttcttggtttgggtttgggggtggggaggagtgTTTGTTTCTGTCTTGTTGGTTTGCTGTTGTTTCTCAGTGCATAACACATATGCAAGTATGTACCTGGAATGAATAGCAGGTTCTCTACCTTCATGTGATTATTTCTATAAATGGGCAAGTATTTGTAATTGATAGattcaaatggatttttttttagtactgtGACAGTCaactgaataaatatttaaatagtaaTTAAGAGGGCAGGGAATGTATAACGTTATTGCCTAACTAGTTACATATGGTGAAGGTTGCTACTCCTGACATatgttttctgctgttctttgtcTGTTTGACCAGTAAAGGCTAGCTCGAACATGTTTTCCTAAAGGTGTGGGTCTGTAACTCGTGCTTGCGGGCGCAAGGGCTTTTTCAGAGCTGTTGGCTTATTCTGCATTTGAAATATATAACCCTTTTCATTTGGATTTGGTTTTcaatatatatgcatatgtagGTATATATACTTGCAATTTCTACTGTAAATTTTCAGGGATTAAAAATCCTGAGTAtaaggaatttaaaataatgggATCATAAAaggcaggggaaggaaaaatcccatCAGTAAGTGATAAGgtatttcagaataatttctgttgctttctcTGTATGAAAATAAGTATCACACTATTTTCATTGTTAACAATTCAGTGTCATGGTTCATATGCACAGTGCTTGCTTATTCTGTTAAAGtactgttttctctgttttaagaTAGGCTTTTCAGATAGGTTAATCTGTTTTTGTGAAGGACTAAATTAGTCCCTGGGAACCTGATATTAATAATAATGGAAGGCTCAAGATTATTCAGAAAACATCTGTACTTGCATGCAGGCTAGAGTGTTTTTATTCTTACTAGTTGAGCACAGCAACTTCACCAGCCTGTATACTGCTTAGCTGCTTCACTTTGTTGCTGACCTGTAACTGACTGACCCCTATTTGCTACTGGAAATTGTGGTACTAGCATCTGACTTGATGAGAAAATGGAGATAATTTTCtgcatatttatttatagaTTTATTAGGTATTATGTAAATAATGTTTACATAAATGGAAACTGTTATGTAAAGGTATTATGCAGAGTGTTATCAATCTGGAATGTCAGTTTGTCTTTGAATGGTAGCAGACTGCTTTGTAATTTAATAATGGTATATTGTTAAGAATGTTGCCACATTTGTGATCAAAGACACTTTACCATTGGTCTTAAATGCTGATGTATTACCATTGTTTTCAATGTCATATGATAGCATGTCTGGTTTGTATTTTAGATATGAAATCCAAATAGAAACAGTCCTATCACATCTGAAACTGTTTCAAGTGCTATTTATCACCTTTGTGAAGAAGAAACTTCATTTATTCCTTCATCTGTAATAAACTATAAATTTGACCCCACCTGTTTccttcacacacacagaactAATAACTTTCAAATTTAGAAAGTAAAAAGACAAGAAATCAGGATGTAGCACAGAGCATTGCTCTTTCCATTTGAGTTTCCTGAAGTGCTGTATCATAGCTATGGGATTGCTGTTTATGTTTCCTGGAATCTTTTCAGACTTTTGGAGACCTGCTTCAGTTGGACAGCTTTACTCTGTAAACTAACACTACAAAAtagttttttccctttctggcTAAGTATATATTCTTACTGTCACCAAGACCTTGCAATTCCTTTTGAAAAAGCAGTCATCTTTCCTGAAGTATCAAAGATATTCTTGTGAGAGCAACAAACCTTCTTGTGATTAAAATGCATTCCGAGCCACCTTGACAACAGTAGGAAAAAAGACTTCAATCCATGAAAGCTAAGACTTCATCTCCATTTAGGATTAAGACTTAATTCTGTGGTCAGGCATCCCAGAAATAACAGCCACACAAATGTCAAGTACTGCAGTCTGAAACTAACATTACCCAGGCTGCATCATGCACTTCTTCACTTTAGAATGCACCATAAGGAAAAGGTAGAGTGAagcaaggaaaattatttatttatttgtaaaattagattttattttacatctaagaaaaaaagatacaggTTCCAATGCAATTAATATTCTCACATGGCCATTACCGTTAGTACACCAGGTTAAAAGAACAAGGGAACTAAAGAAATAAGAGTAATTCATGATGCTTACTATACAACCCTGCAGTTCTTTGGGATCCTAAGAAGGCTATAACCCAGAGTTCGTTAACACACAAGCAGCACTCCCCTTAAGCAGGAAGATTTCCGGCATCAGCAGCCATGGAGTCGGACCCCAATCAAAGGCAAAACCTGCAATTACAAAGTGAAGAGAATAAATGCAAGTTAAGTAGGAAAAAGTTAATTTTGCCCCAATTAATCAAGCAAGTGGGATGCAGTTATCACGTTAGATTTGTGCATGGTTCCACTAACACCGTATCTCTTGCAGAAGGAGAGAGAATATGTGATTTTAAGTCAGTACGATAAACGCTAGTGCATTTTTTATCATAATAGTAACAGGAATATTCTTAGCAAACAGAACTTGCCAAAATTTCGGGTACTAGTCGGAAGCGGCGTAACCCAGCAGGCAGCGAGACTGCCCAGCACCGCTTCTCGCCCGTGAAGAAGCGGCGATGGCGGGGGCTGATGACGTCGGGGGCTGATGACGTCGGAGAGCGCCGGAAGCTGCCGGATCGTGAGAGCGGCGGGTCCGAGAGCGGTTTCTCTCTGGTGCCGGCGGTTCGCCCGGCGCGGGCTCGGCCCAGCCCTCCTCTCCCTTCAGCGCCGGGCAGTCGTGAGGCCCTGGTCTTGTCTTGAGGGTGACCCTTCTGTCGTGGGTGCCTGCGGACTGCGGCGCGGGCTGCGGAAGTGCCGAGAGCCGGTCCTGCCGTAGGAGCGATGGCCGCAGGGAAACACCCGGCCGTGCTGGGCTCCGGGAGTCCGCGCAAGCCGTGGCGACTGCCTGCCGACGGACACCCCGCGCCGGGCTGCTACCTGAGGTGAGCGACGCGGAGCTATCGGCAGCAGCGGCGCTGACTCTGCGGTCCTGCCGTGCTTTTTGCATTTGGAAGTATATTGGGAGCGGGCGCGGGGAGCGGatggggctggctgtgcagcacCTGGAAAAGAGGCTCGAGCACCGGTTTCAGCAGCCTTACGGCAGCCCTTAATTTCAGTATTAGGTTCACGTATTGAATACGACAAACGCCTTGGGGCTCACGGAGTTTTTATTTGTAGCCGGCCTATTAGAATTTTTACTTGGTTTGAAGAGACCATATGCCTGTTCCAACAGCAACTATGTTCACTGCCATACGTGCTGAGGAAAGCTGGTAAGTGCTTCTGCAGTAAAAGTTACTGTAATGAACTTGTGACTTAATAGGAGCAGCTGCTTCTGTGCATTTGACATCCAGAATCTTCTTGTCTGTTTTGCCAACAACTGCATGCCATGTGCAGCCTTTCATAGTGTCGACTGCACTTTTCTGTATTCCTATGCCCTGTTAAGAGGTATCCCCTATGTTCTTATTCTGTGATGGTAAAATGTCTATATAGAAATAAACATACTATTGAATCCCACTCAGATACCTCAATTCTTTCAATTTGGGAGTGACTAATAACTTAGACCttccagagaaaataaataaataaatactatttttaaactgtttacCTGATGTTTATCTTGTTAATCAATGGTCCCAGGTCACTGAAGGAACTTGAGATGTCACAGGATAGTATGCATGCATACAGAATGTAGTTCAGGAGGTGGTATTCAATTTCACAGTTAAGTCTCAGTGGAAATAAACTgagagaaaaggggggaaaacaaacccaacaggatttaaaaaatatgtttaggTCAATGCGGTGAAGACACATCAAAACTGATGCTAGACCAGCACAAGCTCAGATCTTGTGCAGAAATATGACTACCGTGACCTGCAACACAGTTTGTCAGACATctgtttatacattttttttaatactaacTAGTTACCtgctttgtatttaaaatagttCAGGACAAAGATAAGAGTAAATTATGTTAGCAACTAGCTTATCACTCTGCTtatgtgctttgttttttcccttttatcaGAATAATCCATGAGTAAGCTCTAAGACAATGTTTATTTGCTGCAATAGGTTTAAAACTTAAACTAACCCCTACCTTATTAGATTCAAAATTTGAAAGTGTTAATCTAAACCAAGAAATATGTTAACATTCATAATGAATGCTAACAGTCACTAGCTACATGCAATTTACTTTTAAGTCTTCTGTGGGACAAATGGTAGTTCAGGGTGCATGCAAATGCTTAGTCCTAAcctaaagaatattttaaaatgcatttgctcTCTTCAGTCTGTGTGTTAACATGCCATTTGCAATACTTATGTACCAGTAATAAAGATGTGATTCTTATTTTCTGAACGGAACTAATACAGTATTTTGATGTATCACAGGTAAATTTTTCCATAACCTTATGGAGAAAAAGGACTTTGAAGCATGGCTTGATAACATTTCTattgcatttctttctctgacggacttgcagaaaaatgaaactcTGGATCACCTGATTAGCTTGAGTGGAGCAGTCCAGCTCAGGCACCTCTCCAATAATCTAGAGATTCTCCTCAAGAGGGACTTCCTCAAACTTCTTCCATTGGAACTTAGTTTTTATCTGTTAAAATGGCTTGATCCGCAGACCTTACTCACATGTTGCCTCGTCTCTAAGCAGTGGAACAAGGTTATAAGTGCCTGTACAGAGGTGTGGCAGACTGCATGTAAGAATTTGGGTTGGCAGATAGATGACTCTGTTCAGGATCCTCTACACTGGAAGAAGGTTTACCTAAAAGCTATTTTAAGGATGAAGCAACTGAAGGACCACGAAGCTTTTGAGACATCCTCTTTAATTGGACACAGTGCCAGAGTATATGCACTTTACTATAAAGATGGACTTCTGTGTACAGGTAGGTAGGACAGACAACTTGGGAGTCTTAAAATTCTTTGTCTTCTCTTTCCCCTCATAAGATTAATCaccatttgcttttcttttaccagacaaattattttcatagtGCGAACACAGATGATGATTCTAAATTAGTTATTTTTTCAACTTCTGGAACACCTGGTGTACTAATAAATCCATTAACCACTTTAATAAGAACACAAGGAGACAGATATCTTTGTTGGATAAAGAAATAGTAACAGCAGGCATcattgtccctgcccatggcagggtggttGGAACTAAACAGTTTTTAAGGGCCCTTCCAATCTAGATTGCTCTATGCTTTTGATCATGCTCTTACTATAAGTAAACCCATTTGAGAAGTACAGATATGTTAGCTGTCCTCTTAGATGATGGCAGCTTTCAATTGAAAGGACTTTGGGCTGTGAGAGAATGTCAGTCTCCCGAAGTGTGGAAGAAAAACTCCTATCTTCTTCCTTGAAATAAGGCTGTAAGCACTTTCAGTTCTTAACGTAAGTGCTTCATGAAGTGCTGTAAAACTAAATTTAACCTTGTTACTAGTCTGACTTGCACATAATTTCAGCTTCCTCTCTGAAGAGTATAGACTTCAAGGTTTCAGTTTAAACTTAAGTTGCAGACAGAACATGTATGAAGCCTTAGTATGAAAGAATAGTAAGAGTTACAATGAACTGCTGTCAGAGCATATTCCAGGGATTTTCCAGTCATTTGGAATGACAGTGTTATAAGTTGGGAATACTGACTTCAGTCGCTCATTTGTTGGTACGTTAGGATGCTTATTAGAAGCCAGCAAGTACATTCTAGCCAGTCTTTCACTTACCTACTCAGCAGTGAATGTTTTACATGGAAAACAGCATTGTTAAAACTTTCTGACAACTTTTGTACTGAAACGCCTGGGAGAAGAAGCAGGTGTAAGGAGTCCAGGCTTTCATTTTGTACTCCAAAGctagcagtttaaaaaaaaggagcttCAGGTAGAGAAAAGAAAGTGGCAGGATGTGGGGCCTGGTATTCATTTATATTTCAAGATTTGGTGGACCCCTGTCCTTCCTCAAAGAAACTAAAGCTTGCAATATAGTCAGTGGCTCTGCAGACCTGAGAGTGATGTGTCACATGAAACTTTCATGCATCTGTTTCACAGTAGACACTGTCAGTCAGAGGTAGTGCCAAAATCTACCAGTCTTGCAATTATCCTGTTCTTTTATATTCTAGGATCAGATGACTTGTCTGCAAAACTGTGGGATGTAAGCACAGGTCAGTGCATATATGGTATCCAGACACACACTTGTGCTGCAGTGAAGTTTGATGAACAAAAGCTTGTAACAGGATCTTTTGATAACACAGTAGCCTGTTGGGAATGGAGCTCTGGAGCAAAGACACAGCATTTTAGAGGACATACTGGTGCAGGTAcgttgacattttaaaattgtaatttcaGTGAAGTAACATATATCAAGCAAAATATAATCTAAGTTAGCTTTTTCAGTTTGTTCAGCCTCTGCTCTCTGTCACCTGAATCACCTCAGTTCCCCTTGACAGGGGAAGTGACCAGAACAGATAAGACTCTGGTCCTCAAATATGCCAAAGCTTAGCCATGTAGTGTTTTGCAATTGCATGGAAGTAACAATAAATGCCACAGTTATTCAGTGGCTTCAAGTAAAGAGGTGCAAATTTTAGGTGGCAGGGTGTACATAGCCATGGCCATTCTTTCTATTCCCAGACTGGACAGGAGCTTAAAGCAAAGAGCAAAATAGGACCTGGGAAACATATTTGCATTGCCCTCATAATTAAATTCTTTGTCGTGTACTTAGAAATACCCTCAGctcagctgtatttttttccccttttatttataaaatgtacTCATCCTGTGGAATTGTCTTACTAAAACTGTGGAAATAGGAACTAGCTTAAGTTACACTTTGCCACAACCCAGCCAAGGAACCACTGATATACATGCTCTTAATTTgggcaaaaaaccccagtaaTATTGCAATGTAAACTCAGGCATCGAGAGCAACAATTCATGTATACAGTTCAAGAACAATTAAAGATACAGTAGCATATGAATTCAGAAGCTGTTTAAGTCATATAGAAGCTACTAGTGGCTCACAGAATGATCATGCATAGAGACTGCTATTCCTTAACTTAGTTCCATCTCTGTTTGAAGTTTTTAGTGTGGATTACAATGATGAACTTGATATTCTGGTCAGTGGCTCTGCAGACTTCACTGTGAAAGTATGGGCCTTATCAACAGGAACATGCCTGAATACCCTTACTGGACACACAGAATGGGTCACTAAGGTGGGAATATTGATTTGTAATTAATCTTACACATTTATTTGCACTAAATTTGCAACATGttctaaatttttatttcctaatcCTGCAGGTAGGTTTAGAATGTGAAGAACATGTGGAAATACTACAAAGTAAAATttcaacacaaaaaatatttaagttgtAATTAAACCTTTCAGACCATTGAAGATACTTTAATTCCAAAGCAGCTTAGCTAATATTAGGAAGCAGCCTTTTGATTCAAAGACTGAATAAAAACTGGCTCTGAAAGACTACAGCTTTAAAAGTTATATAAAAAATCTATTAATCTTGATAGCAAAAACAACCTGCAtatgaaacaatatttttcttctgaaaagaagaaaggtgtgGGGGGGGTGTGACTGTACAGGTGAAGTATGTATGATTGCTTATTAATACAGTAAGTTGTCACTAGTAGGAACAAGAGTGTAACTGTAGTTACAACTGTAGTTTTTCTTCACTTGCTAAAAGTATTTGTACTGCCTTTGTAGATGGGTTCACTGTGCAGGTGGTCAGTGaagtgaaaaatgcaaatgaaaactaGTTTACTTAAAAGCATCAACATAATAAATCATTACCATCCTTCAATTACAGGTTGTTTTGCAGAAGTGCAAAGTTAAATCTCTTATGCATAGTCCCGGGGATTATATTCTCCTAAGTGCAGATAAGTATGAAATCAAGGTAGGTATCATATATCATGCATATATTAATTTGGtacaatggaaaacaaaaagcttgAGTACTTTGCTGAAGTTTACAAATAAAAGAAGGCTTTAGTTTTCCCCCACATTTCCTGCTTTAGAGGCTGCACGCAGAACATGAAACTCTTTAGAAGCTAATTTTTCAGTGTTCACCTTAGCATTTAGTTTCTAATGATAGCTCTACCAGAATGGTGATGCAAAGAATCAGTGCTTTCAGGTCATGCTTATTGTGTTAACTTCACAGTGAAGCAGGTAACTGCAAATACTGTTGTGGACTTTGGGGTTGGAGGGTGCTCTAAGTCTGTGGCTATAGAAGCCTTCATAATTGAAACACTGTTACTTTTCTGTCCCAGTTGGAtggttgattttcttttttaatccattCTTTAAAGTACCCATTTTCACTGGGATTTTTTAGGCTAGAAACAACACGTGTTGTACCAATAGTGCAAGACAAGTCACCTGAAGAACTGATGTTCCTAGCTGAAAgagattaaatatttcttacaaAACCCTCATGCACACACCTGATGCTTAAAAAGCGACTGTGAGGCTTGCTCTATGTATGTAACAGTTTGTGAATGTGAATTTTTTATGGTCTTAAACTGTGTTTTAATTGTAGATTTGGCCTATTGGAAGGGAAATAAACTGCAAGTGCTTAAGAACACTGTCTGTTTCTGAAGACCGCAGCATCTCCCTACAGCCCAGACTGCACTTTGATGGTAAATACATAGTGTGCAGTTCAGCACTAGGATTATACCAGTGGGACTTTGCCAGCTATGATATTCTCAGGTAAACTGTTCCGTTTAGGATTCAGCCTTCATTAAATAAGTAAGAAGTAGATAAtactatttttaataacttaGTTTAGATGCTGAACAAAAGAATCTTGATAAAAAGTCTGCAAATATCTTGTTTTACACATTTAGAGCGGTTTAATTCTAATTTTGTCATCTGATAATATCAGTAATTTCATTACTGTTTTGGTTTCTGGGCACATGCTAATTctcttccatatttttattcCCTAGTCTGAAGTGTTTCAGTATAAACTTAAACCAGACTACAATGATGTAGTTGTTAATGTGAAAATGTAGTGGCCCAGAGCTAATGCTACCATGGTGACTGCTGTACAGAGAACCAGGCAGGCATTTCTGGGGTCCTTTGATGGGACAAGGAATTAAAAAGACTTTTCCCGTATAGCACTTCTGATCTGTCACTCCTGCTAATGCTGTGGAATGATAGTGAAATCTCTCAGACTGCAATAAGGGACCAAACATGATGGCATTCCATTTCCACAAAAAGAATCACGCTGTATGAGTCTGAAATGGTGGCATCAAAGATGGTAacttcctaaagaaaaaaaatgcacttttaaaaCCACTAGCAGACTCTTTAGCCTGAATATTTGTTGATATTT
The nucleotide sequence above comes from Cinclus cinclus chromosome 19, bCinCin1.1, whole genome shotgun sequence. Encoded proteins:
- the FBXW2 gene encoding F-box/WD repeat-containing protein 2 isoform X3 — encoded protein: MKQLKDHEAFETSSLIGHSARVYALYYKDGLLCTGSDDLSAKLWDVSTGQCIYGIQTHTCAAVKFDEQKLVTGSFDNTVACWEWSSGAKTQHFRGHTGAVFSVDYNDELDILVSGSADFTVKVWALSTGTCLNTLTGHTEWVTKVVLQKCKVKSLMHSPGDYILLSADKYEIKIWPIGREINCKCLRTLSVSEDRSISLQPRLHFDGKYIVCSSALGLYQWDFASYDILRVIKPPDFSNVSLLGFGEIFALLFDNRYLYIMDLRTEKLISRWPLPEYRKSKRGSSFLAGEISWLNGLNGQNDTGLVFATSMPDHSIHLVLWKEHG
- the FBXW2 gene encoding F-box/WD repeat-containing protein 2 isoform X2 codes for the protein MEKKDFEAWLDNISIAFLSLTDLQKNETLDHLISLSGAVQLRHLSNNLEILLKRDFLKLLPLELSFYLLKWLDPQTLLTCCLVSKQWNKVISACTEVWQTACKNLGWQIDDSVQDPLHWKKVYLKAILRMKQLKDHEAFETSSLIGHSARVYALYYKDGLLCTGSDDLSAKLWDVSTGQCIYGIQTHTCAAVKFDEQKLVTGSFDNTVACWEWSSGAKTQHFRGHTGAVFSVDYNDELDILVSGSADFTVKVWALSTGTCLNTLTGHTEWVTKVVLQKCKVKSLMHSPGDYILLSADKYEIKIWPIGREINCKCLRTLSVSEDRSISLQPRLHFDGLSNLQTSQMCPCWALERYLLYCLTTDTCI
- the FBXW2 gene encoding F-box/WD repeat-containing protein 2 isoform X1, producing MEKKDFEAWLDNISIAFLSLTDLQKNETLDHLISLSGAVQLRHLSNNLEILLKRDFLKLLPLELSFYLLKWLDPQTLLTCCLVSKQWNKVISACTEVWQTACKNLGWQIDDSVQDPLHWKKVYLKAILRMKQLKDHEAFETSSLIGHSARVYALYYKDGLLCTGSDDLSAKLWDVSTGQCIYGIQTHTCAAVKFDEQKLVTGSFDNTVACWEWSSGAKTQHFRGHTGAVFSVDYNDELDILVSGSADFTVKVWALSTGTCLNTLTGHTEWVTKVVLQKCKVKSLMHSPGDYILLSADKYEIKIWPIGREINCKCLRTLSVSEDRSISLQPRLHFDGKYIVCSSALGLYQWDFASYDILRVIKPPDFSNVSLLGFGEIFALLFDNRYLYIMDLRTEKLISRWPLPEYRKSKRGSSFLAGEISWLNGLNGQNDTGLVFATSMPDHSIHLVLWKEHG